One stretch of Clupea harengus chromosome 2, Ch_v2.0.2, whole genome shotgun sequence DNA includes these proteins:
- the tlr7 gene encoding toll-like receptor 7 — protein sequence MGVKGRVYPGMRLICLAVLLLPVLVAAVWYPKSLPCEVTVVSNGSEVSVNCTAVELGYIPFGIPGNTTNLTLTINHIRHINESSFKGLENLTEIDMRCNCVPVKVGPKDHVCNQSVIIDYGSFRPLKKLKSLYLDGNQLASIPKRLPKGLVLLSLEVNNIDSISKENLTELTRLEMLYLGQNCYFRNPCNKYYHVEEDAFLMLERLTLLSLKANNLSSIPQRLPGSLKELYLYNNNIQKVTKEAFQNLTNLETLDLSGNCPRCYNAPYPCTPCPNNAPLDIDDKAFKNLKKLQILRLHSNSLTRVHPQWFQGCKNLKVLDLSSNYLAREIAIASFPTSLPNLEELDLSFNYELQKYPASLNLNRSFSALKSLQILRIRGLVFQQLTKEDIDPLASLENLRMIDLGFNFIKITDLSILAMLKHVQIINLSENKISNPTENALLSDGSVGHSLYGNPMLHNAQFFNREVREIHYFRYDEFARSCLHKDKELGVVSPLNTECSQRGKTLDLSRNNIFFLHSKFLNLSELKCLNLSGNAMSQSLNGSEFENLKKLEYLDFSSNRLDTMYSSAFRELTNLVVLDISYNNHYFEAEGLTHMLNFTKNLPKLQKLLMNYNHISTSTNTEMESFSLEHLEFKGNRLDMLWRDGDTRYFNYFTNLLVLKKLYISENNLNYVPDIFPNLPKHLTELYINNNRLTTFPWEKLRYLKQLEVLDLSENLLTEVQGKLSNNAVSLKVLILCRNRISEITPLFLTNITNLRVLDLSYNEIQHIDQSSFPEDVIMRLDTLFLNNNKFLCTCRAIWFVMWLNRTSVNIPKIATDVKCAAPGEQEGKMVISLYLPACQENSLSIILYILLTSLTLCFIALAISSHLFLWDVWYIYHFVSAKLKGYKPMDSDSNFYHAFIVYDKKDSAVSEWVMEELRVNLEELGDPALQLCLEERDWIPGCPLIDNLSQSIQQSKRTVIVLTNSYMKSGNFKMAFYLAHQRLMDEKNDVIILISLEKIPYTSKYLRLRRRLYKRSVLEWPSNPQAQQYFWYCLRSVLVTDSQKHYSPLFQETL from the exons ATGGGG GTAAAAGGACGTGTTTACCCAGGGATGCGTCTCATCTGCTTGGCTGTGCTTCTCTTGCCTGTGTTGGTGGCAGCTGTCTGGTACCCTAAAAGTTTGCCTTGTGAAGTGACTGTGGTGAGCAATGGCAGCGAGGTCAGTGTGAATTGTACTGCGGTGGAGCTTGGATACATCCCGTTTGGCATCCCAGGAAATACGACCAACTTAACCCTCACCATCAATCACATCCGTCACATTAATGAGAGCTCCTTCAAGGGACTGGAGAACCTCACAGAGATCGACATGCGTTGCAACTGCGTGCCAGTGAAAGTCGGCCCGAAGGACCATGTGTGCAACCAGAGTGTAATCATTGACTATGGAAGTTTTCGACCCCTGAAAAAATTAAAGTCTCTCTATTTAGATGGGAACCAGCTTGCCAGTATACCCAAGCGGCTCCCTAAAGGCCTTGTTCTGCTGAGTCTGGAGGTGAATAACATTGACTCAATCTCGAAAGAAAACTTGACAGAACTTACACGTTTAGAGATGCTCTATTTGGGCCAAAATTGTTATTTTCGAAATCCCTGCAATAAGTATTATCATGTTGAGGAGGATGCCTTTTTGATGCTGGAGAGGCTGACTTTGCTATCGCTAAAGGCAAATAATTTATCCTCTATACCCCAGAGACTGCCTGGTAGTCTTAAGGAGCTTTATctctacaacaacaacattcaaaAGGTAACTAAGGAAGCCTTCCAGAACTTGACTAACCTGGAGACCCTTGACCTCAGTGGAAACTGTCCCCGGTGTTACAATGCCCCTTATCCCTGTACACCCTGTCCGAATAATGCACCTCTCGACATTGATGACAAAGCCTTCAAGAACTTAAAGAAGCTACAGATCTTGCGTCTTCACAGTAATTCTCTCACTAGGGTTCACCCACAGTGGTTTCAGGGCTGCAAAAACCTTAAAGTACTGGACCTCTCAAGCAACTATTTGGCACGAGAAATAGCCATCGCTAGCTTTCCAACTTCATTACCCAACCTTGAGGAGCTGGATCTGTCTTTTAACTATGAGCTACAGAAGTATCCAGCTTCCCTAAACCTCAATAGATCATTCTCGGCGTTAAAATCCCTTCAGATCCTCAGAATCCGAGGCTTAGTCTTCCAGCAGCTAACAAAAGAGGACATTGATCCTCTGGCCTCCCTTGAAAACCTGAGGATGATTGATCTTGGCTTCAATTTCATTAAGATCACTGACCTTAGCATTCTAGCTATGCTTAAACACGTTCAAATCATAAATTTGTCTGAAAACAAAATCTCAAACCCTACTGAAAATGCTCTTCTATCAGATGGCTCAGTGGGGCACTCTTTGTATGGCAACCCGATGTTGCACAATGCCCAGTTCTTCAACagggaagtgagagagatacaCTATTTTAGGTATGATGAATTTGCACGCAGCTGCTTACATAAGGATAAGGAGCTTGGAGTGGTGAGCCCCCTCAACACAGAGTGCAGTCAACGTGGGAAAACACTGGACCTCAGCAGGAACAACatcttttttcttcattcaaaATTCTTAAACCTCAGCGAGCTCAAGTGTCTCAATCTCTCAGGTAATGCCATGAGTCAAAGTTTAAATGGATCTGAGTTTGAAAACCTCAAAAAGCTTGAATACCTTGACTTTTCATCCAACCGTCTGGACACAATGTATTCGTCAGCTTTTCGGGAGCTGACCAACCTTGTTGTTCTCGACATCAGCTACAACAATCACTACTTTGAAGCCGAGGGTTTAACACATATGCTCAATTTCACAAAGAACCTGCCAAAACTTCAAAAATTGCTTATGAACTACAATCATATTTCAACCTCCACCAacactgagatggaaagcttttCCCTTGAGCACTTGGAGTTCAAAGGAAACCGCCTTGATATGCTCTGGAGAGATGGGGATACTAGATACTTCAATTATTTCACCAACCTACTCGTCTTAAAGAAACTTTACATATCTGAGAATAATCTAAACTACGTCCCAGATATTTTTCCAAATCTGCCAAAACATCTCACCGAACTGTACATAAACAATAACAGACTAACAACTTTTCCCTGGGAGAAACTTAGATACCTTAAACAACTAGAAGTATTAGACCTCAGTGAAAATCTTTTAACTGAGGTCCAGGGAAAACTTTCCAATAATGCAGTCTCTCTCAAAGTGCTAATCCTGTGCAGAAACCGCATCTCAGAAATAACCCCACTGTTTCTGACAAATATAACCAATCTGAGAGTCCTTGACCTAAGTTATAATGAAATCCAGCACATTGACCAGTCTAGCTTTCCAGAAGATGTTATTATGAGGCTTGACACTTTATTtcttaacaacaacaaattccTCTGCACCTGTCGTGCCATTTGGTTTGTCATGTGGCTCAACCGCACTTCAGTTAACATTCCAAAGATAGCCACAGATGTCAAATGTGCCGCTCCAGGTGAACAAGAAGGCAAAATGGTCATCTCCCTGTACCTTCCAGCCTGCCAAGAGAACTccctctccatcattctctaCATATTGCTGACATCTCTGACCCTGTGCTTTATTGCTCTCGCAATATCCAGCCATCTCTTCCTCTGGGATGTTTGGTATATCTACCATTTTGTATCAGCCAAGCTGAAAGGTTACAAGCCTATGGATTCAGACAGCAACTTCTATCATGCCTTCATTGTCTATGACAAGAAGGATTCTGCAGTGTCTGAGTGGGTGATGGAGGAGCTGCGTGTCAACCTGGAGGAGCTTGGGGATCCAGCCTTGCAGCTGTGTCTGGAGGAGCGTGACTGGATCCCCGGGTGTCCCCTCATTGACAACCTCTCCCAGAGCATCCAGCAGAGCAAACGAACGGTGATCGTTCTGACCAACAGCTACATGAAGAGTGGGAACTTTAAAATGGCCTTTTACCTGGCCCATCAAAGGCTCATGGATGAGAAAAATGATGTCATTATTTTAATTTCTTTGGAAAAGATTCCCTATACCTCCAAATACCTCCGACTGAGAAGGAGGCTGTATAAGAGGTCAGTGTTGGAATGGCCGTCTAATCCACAGGCACAGCAGTACTTTTGGTATTGTCTCAGGAGTGTCTTGGTCACTGACAGCCAAAAACATTACAGCCCACTTTTCCAGGAGACTCTTTAA